GTAATCTTGCTTTTGATTTTATGGAATCTTATATAGTGGAGCTGGAAGCGTATCTGCGTGCTACTGGACTAAGTAACTATACACTGACCAAAAAAGAAAAAGAGATTCTAAACACACTAGATTCTAGCTGCGGGGGGGGGGGATAATCCCTATAGTAGCTTAGAGGCTTTAGATTCTATAATTTGGAAAGAATTTAGAATTGGGGATTTGTTTGAGATATTTACAGGTAGAGATGTGATTATAGGGCGAACAGAGTTAGGAAATATACCACTGGTTAGTCATCAAAATACAGACAATGGGGTTGTGAAATACATTAAAAAACTTAATGATAGACATATTTTTGATTATCGTTACACCATTTATTTGGCTGATAGAGGAGTATTTTATGCTTCTACACAATTTGAAAATTTTCATATAGGAACTAGAGTTAAGGCACTTGTATTTAAAGATAAAAATAAAATAAGCAAAGAAATAAGATTATTTTTTGTTAGCACAATTAACAAATTGCAAACTTTATTCAAAGATTATCTAATAAATGCTACTAATAAATTGCCGGACTTAAAAATCACTCTACCTGCAGACTCTAAAGGCAATCTTGCTGTTGACTTTATGGAAAATGCAATTAAAGCTATTCAAAAAGAAGCGATAAAAAGCGTAGTTTTGTATGAAGATTTTAAAATCAATGCTACAAAGGAAGCTATAAAAAAGCATTAGTTGTATTATAATCTTTGCCATTAAAGAGATAAAGGCAATTTTTACTAAATTTAGCAAAATAGGTGGATTTGGAGCTATAAATATCGCGTGAGGGATTATAAATGCAGTGCAAAAACTTTGATAAAGCTAACTTAGATGAGTGTGTATCTTTGTATATAGATGTATTTTCAAAAGAGCTATGGTGTGAGCAAAATTGCCCCAAAAAGATAAAAGAATACTTTTTAATGCTTTTAGAGATGAATACATTTTTAGGGTTTATGCTTGTAAAAGATAGTCAGATTATAGGCGTTTGCGTGGGCTATATCAAGCCTTATACATTTGATGATAAAGTCGCTAAAGAATATGCAATTGAGCAGTTTTTTATCGCGTATAAATATCAAAATAAAGGCCATGGCAAGCAGTTTTTAGAATCTATAAAAACGCAGTTAAAGACACAATATACAGATATTAATGCTATGATTTTGAATACACAGCGTAAATATCCGGCATTTAGATTCTATAAATGCTGTGGCTTTGAAGCACTTGATGAATATGCTATTTTGGCGTGTGATATAAAGGCTGATTGATGAAAGAGTGTCATTTTATTCCTATTGATTTAAAATCTTACAAAAGAGCAGAGCATTTTAAGTTTTTTAGTGCAAATCCTTGTGGTTTTTCGCTAAGTGTGGAACTTGAAGTGCAAAATTTGCTGAATCATAAACAAAAGGGATATAGCTTTTCAAATCTTATTCTTTATTGTATTTCTAGGAGTGTGAATGAGATAGTAGAATTTAGAATGGATTATAAAGATGGGATTTTAGGCTATTATGAAATCTCTCACCCAAGCTATACTATTTTTCATAAAAATAGTGAGACTTTTAGCTCTCTTTGGAGTGAATATGATGAGGATTTTGCTACATTTAATGAGAAACTGCAAAGCGATAAAACGGAGTTTGGTGAAAATCTAAGCTATGAGGCAAAGGCGACAAATTTGCCAAATATATTTTTTGTATCTTCGCTTCCCTGGATTAGTTTTAAGGATTTTAATTTGCAAATTGATAGAAGCAAGTTTTATGCGCCAATTTTCACTCTATCAAAAATACAGGATTCTAAAATTTTGCTAAATATTAATGTTAATCACGCAATTTGCGATGGCTATCATGTAGCAAAGTTTGTAGAATCTTTGCAAGAAGCTATTAATAATTTTAAGGAGTAAGAATGAAAAATATACTTTTATTAAATGGATCTAAAAGTTTTGGGCACTCTGGTGGTAAGCTAAATGATACTTTACATAATGTGGCAAAAGAGACTTTAGAATCTCTAGGGCTAAATGTGAGTGAAACGCGTATAGATAAAGGCTATGATATAGAATCTGAAGTGCAAAAGATTCTAGATTCTGAAGCTATCATCTATCAAATGCCTGGTTGGTGGATGGGTGAGCCTTGGATTGTCAAAAAATACATTGATGAGGTTTTTAGCACAGGGGCTGGAAAACTCTATGCAAATGATGGTAGAAGTAGGGAAGATGTGAGTAAAAAATATGGCAGTGGTGGGCTTGTGAAGGATAAAAAATATATGTTTTCTCTTACTTGGAATGCACCGCTTGAAGCCTTTAATGAAAAGGAACAATTTTTTGAAGGCGTGGGCGTAGATGGGGTGTATTTGCACTTACACAAAGCACATCAGTTTTTAGGTATGAAACCACTACCTACTTTTATCTGCAATGATGTGATTAAAAATCCACAAGTAGAGAAGTATATAAAGGATTATAAAGTGCATTTAATAAATATTTTAAAGATATAAAATAAGGAATTTTGACTATAAAGTTAATTTCTATATGTTATCCAAAAGAAGAATGTAGAGAATAATTTTTATAGGTTGCTTCAAATCTTGCCTTAAAAAGCATAAAAGATATTATCTCTTAACTAAATAGAAAAATGTGGAGAATCTTATTTGCATAAGAGTAGGAAAGCTAATCTAAATAGCTTAAGCTTATACAAAGCGAGGTTATATTTTATACAAAATTAGCACAATTTTAGTAACTAAAATAATAAGTATAAGACAATTAAATTCTTATAAGAGGAAAATAAAGTGTGCTTAGATTCTATAATGAGCTCCTATTGATTCTTCTCTCTTAATAGCTGATTCAACTATATTTTTAGCAGTTAGTAGGCGTAGTTTTAGGAGTCTTCCTATGTTGCTTTGTAGCATTACATAGATTCCTCCTAATGCTTCATTTAGACCGCTTTTTTTGCGGATTATGCCGACTTTCTCCCACATTATGTTTCTTAGTATGGCTTTTAGATTCTCATCTTGTTCTTTTTGCAATACTTGCAAATGAAGTGGGAACTCTCTAAAATTTAATTCAACATTATTGTGGATTATATTTTGTGCAGCCCTTTTGGCAAAGACTAGACTTTCTAGTAGGGAGTTTGATGCAAGTCTATTTGCACCATGCAC
The Helicobacter ibis DNA segment above includes these coding regions:
- a CDS encoding GNAT family N-acetyltransferase, which gives rise to MQCKNFDKANLDECVSLYIDVFSKELWCEQNCPKKIKEYFLMLLEMNTFLGFMLVKDSQIIGVCVGYIKPYTFDDKVAKEYAIEQFFIAYKYQNKGHGKQFLESIKTQLKTQYTDINAMILNTQRKYPAFRFYKCCGFEALDEYAILACDIKAD
- a CDS encoding restriction endonuclease subunit S; the encoded protein is MFEIFTGRDVIIGRTELGNIPLVSHQNTDNGVVKYIKKLNDRHIFDYRYTIYLADRGVFYASTQFENFHIGTRVKALVFKDKNKISKEIRLFFVSTINKLQTLFKDYLINATNKLPDLKITLPADSKGNLAVDFMENAIKAIQKEAIKSVVLYEDFKINATKEAIKKH
- a CDS encoding CatA-like O-acetyltransferase, whose translation is MKECHFIPIDLKSYKRAEHFKFFSANPCGFSLSVELEVQNLLNHKQKGYSFSNLILYCISRSVNEIVEFRMDYKDGILGYYEISHPSYTIFHKNSETFSSLWSEYDEDFATFNEKLQSDKTEFGENLSYEAKATNLPNIFFVSSLPWISFKDFNLQIDRSKFYAPIFTLSKIQDSKILLNINVNHAICDGYHVAKFVESLQEAINNFKE
- a CDS encoding NAD(P)H-dependent oxidoreductase, coding for MKNILLLNGSKSFGHSGGKLNDTLHNVAKETLESLGLNVSETRIDKGYDIESEVQKILDSEAIIYQMPGWWMGEPWIVKKYIDEVFSTGAGKLYANDGRSREDVSKKYGSGGLVKDKKYMFSLTWNAPLEAFNEKEQFFEGVGVDGVYLHLHKAHQFLGMKPLPTFICNDVIKNPQVEKYIKDYKVHLINILKI